The genomic region CGAGGCGATCGCCCAGGTCACGCAGCCGCTCGCGGGCGGCGCGCGCGTGCGCATCGGCAAGCCGGCACTCGAGTTCGAGGTGCTGGACGTGCCGGGGCACACGCGCGGCCACATCGCTTATTTCCAGGCGGCCGGCGCCGGCCACCCGGCGCCGCATCTGTTCTGCGGCGACACGCTGTTCTCGTGCGGCTGCGGGCGCCTGTTCGAAGGCACGCCCGAGCAGATGCTGAACTCGCTCGACGCGCTGGCTGCGCTGCCCGGCGACACGCAGGTGCATTGCGCCCACGAATACACGCTCTCGAACATCCGCTTCGCGCTCGCCTGCGAGCCCGACAACGCGGCATTGGCCGCGTGGCGCGACCGCGCCGAGGCGTGTCGGGCGCGCGGCGAGCCGACCCTGCCCACCACCATCGCGCACGAGCGCGCGGTCAACCCGTTCCTGCGCGCCGACAGCGCCGCGATCGCCGCGACGCTCGAGGCCGAACTGCACGAGGCGCCGGCGAGCCGGCTCGCCGCGTTCACGCTGCTGCGCGAGTGGAAGAACCGCTTCCGCTGAACCGCCCGCATGGCCGCCCCCGTCGCGCTTCGCCGCTGATCGTGCCGCTGATCGCGCCGGCAGCCGGCGGCGGCGCGACGAGGTGGCGCGGGGGCTTTCCCGAGTCGCGGGAAAGCCCCTATCCAGAGTGGTCCGATGCTCATGCGGAATCTGGAGAAACGGCCCCAAATACCGGATTTATCGGCATTTTTCGGCTTTTTATTGACGCGATGCCGGCGCCTCCCTTACTATCGCCTGCAATTTCCAGCCGTTGGAAGCCGAGATTTACATGCGATTCCTGATCAGTGCGCTATTGGTTTTGCTGCTCGCCGCTTGCGCGAGCCCCGGACCGACCGCCCCATCCGCCGCTTCCGACCCGCAGGCCGCTGCCGACTTCATTCGCAAGACCTCGACCGCCAAAGACACCGTCGACGTCGACAAGCAGTCGGTCGGCGATCTGACCACCAAGGATTCCGATCTCTGGGCGCGCATCCGCCGCGGCTTTCAGATCCCCGATCTGCAGAGCGACCTGGTCGACATGCAGACCACCTGGTATACCGAGCGTCCCGACTACGTGCAGCGCATGACGGAGCGCTCGCAAAAGTATCTCTACCATATCGTCGAGGAGCTCGAGGCGCGCAACATGCCGACCGAGCTCGCGCTGCTGCCGTTCATCGAATCGGCCTACAACCCGCAGGCGCTGTCGGTCGCGAAGGCCGCCGGCATGTGGCAGTTCATTCCCGGCACCGGCCGCACCTACAACCTGAAGCAGAACATGTGGCAGGACGAGCGCCGCGACGTGCTGGCCTCGACCAGCGCCGCGCTCGACTACCTGTCGCGCCTGCATGACATGTTCGGCGACTGGTATCTGGCGCTGGCCGCCTACAACTGGGGCGAGGGCAACGTGCAGCGCGCGATCGCGCGCAACCAGGCGGCCGGCCTGCCGACCGACTACCAGAGCCTGCGCATGCCGAACGAGACGCGCAACTACGTGCCGAAGCTGCAGGCGGTGAAGAACATCATCGCCCATCCGCAACAGTACGGCCTGACGCTGCCCGACATTCCGAACCATCCGTATTTCGTGACGGTCACGACCTCGCACGACATCGACGTGAAGATGGCGGCGCAACTGGCCGGCCTCTCGCTCGAGGAGTTCAAGGCGCTCAACCCGTCTTTCTCGAAGCCGGTGATACTCGGCGCGACCCAGCCGCAGATCCTGCTGCCGTTCGACAATGCCTCGCAGTTCGAGAAGGGCCTGAAGTCGTATAACGGCCAGCTCTCCAGCTGGACCACCTATACGGTCACCGAGCGTGCGCGGCCGGCGGCGATCGCCGAGAAGATCGGGGTCGACGCCGACACGCTGATGCAGGTGAACAAGATTCCGGCCGGAATGCGGCTGAAGCCGGGCTCGACCATCGTCGTGCCGCGCAGCGACGACGACGACGAGGACATCAGCGCCGACGTGGCCGAGAACGCCGTGCTCGCGATGGAGCCCGACGTGCCCGACACGCGCAAGATGCTGATCCGCGTGCGCCGCAAGCAGTCGATGGCCGCGCTGGCGAGCCGCTACGGCGTGTCGGTCGGCCAACTGAAGGGTTGGAACCGCACCCGCCGCGACCTGGTGATGCCGGGCCAGACCATCGTCCTGCACGTGCCGGCGGGCCGTGCCGTGCCGGCCGAACCCGGCCCCGAGCGGATCGCCACGTCGGTGGGCGGCGCACGCATCGAACGCGCGAGCCTGCACACGGGCGGTACGGCCGCCGCGCGCGGGCGGCACGCGGCCCCGGCGAAGGCGGCGGCCCGATCGACCGCGAAGTCGACCGCCAGGTCGACGGCCGCCGCGAAGAGCGCGAAGCCGGCCGTCAAGCCCGCGGCGCATAAGGCGAAGAAGAAATAACGCGATTCGGCCGCCGGCGGCGTGGGGCGTCGTGCCCGATGCGCCGCGCCTGGCTCGTGATTCGCGCGCACGCCGTCACCGAGGTGACGGCGTTTTCGTTTCAGGCAAGGCCGCCCGCGGCGCTGGCGGCGGATTCGGAGGGGACGCATGTCTGCCGTGCAGTGGCGCGTGTTCGTGCTGTTTTCGATGGGCTATTTCGTGTCGTACGTGTTCCGCGGCGTCAATCTGGGCTTCGCGCCGCTGAT from Burkholderia glumae LMG 2196 = ATCC 33617 harbors:
- the gloB gene encoding hydroxyacylglutathione hydrolase, whose amino-acid sequence is MNELEYVPVPAFEDNYIWLVSDGSDAVAVDPGDAAPVRRYLDARGWRLAAILLTHHHADHVGGVSALVGEREQIMPVPVYGPAGEAIAQVTQPLAGGARVRIGKPALEFEVLDVPGHTRGHIAYFQAAGAGHPAPHLFCGDTLFSCGCGRLFEGTPEQMLNSLDALAALPGDTQVHCAHEYTLSNIRFALACEPDNAALAAWRDRAEACRARGEPTLPTTIAHERAVNPFLRADSAAIAATLEAELHEAPASRLAAFTLLREWKNRFR
- a CDS encoding transglycosylase SLT domain-containing protein — protein: MRFLISALLVLLLAACASPGPTAPSAASDPQAAADFIRKTSTAKDTVDVDKQSVGDLTTKDSDLWARIRRGFQIPDLQSDLVDMQTTWYTERPDYVQRMTERSQKYLYHIVEELEARNMPTELALLPFIESAYNPQALSVAKAAGMWQFIPGTGRTYNLKQNMWQDERRDVLASTSAALDYLSRLHDMFGDWYLALAAYNWGEGNVQRAIARNQAAGLPTDYQSLRMPNETRNYVPKLQAVKNIIAHPQQYGLTLPDIPNHPYFVTVTTSHDIDVKMAAQLAGLSLEEFKALNPSFSKPVILGATQPQILLPFDNASQFEKGLKSYNGQLSSWTTYTVTERARPAAIAEKIGVDADTLMQVNKIPAGMRLKPGSTIVVPRSDDDDEDISADVAENAVLAMEPDVPDTRKMLIRVRRKQSMAALASRYGVSVGQLKGWNRTRRDLVMPGQTIVLHVPAGRAVPAEPGPERIATSVGGARIERASLHTGGTAAARGRHAAPAKAAARSTAKSTARSTAAAKSAKPAVKPAAHKAKKK